The DNA window TCAACTATTTCACTGTCACAGAACAatcattttcaaaaatctaaaaatactTACAAATGATGAATATCGATGATTCATATAATTTGTCTCAACTACTCACACCGTCATAAAAcaatcatttttaaataaataaataaatataaaattacccCCAAATGATGAATATCAAGGACTCCAATAGCTTATCTCTACTTTTTCACATCGTCacaaaacaatcactttcaaaaatctaaaaatatccCAAAATCGTGATTATGAAGGATTAATATAGTTTATCTCAACTATGTTACACCAtcacaaaatgattttgaaacaGTTGATCTCAACTATTTCACCATCATGTAACAAACACCTCCCCCCACCCCCCTCCTTCTTCATTATTGGTAGCACAATCTTCTTTTACAACCTTCACCCCTTTCAAGAATCTAAAAATACccatatataattaatacgaAGGATTCATACTGTCAATTCAACTGTTTCACGTTGTcataaaacaattattttcaagaataatcTAAAAATACCCACAAATGaaaatgtgaaataattgaaaatataaattacttACCAAAAACTTGAGAAATGTACCTAAGGCCTTTAAGAAGGCCTTTCACCTTTGTGGACATGATCTCAACTTAGGTAAACAATTAATCGAGAATATGATATTTTCATCTAAAATCAATCATTTGATTATGTGTAGAAactcaaaagaaacaaaataaaaaatttgaattttgaatttttatttcaagTGAACAAATGTATTTCTTGAATTTGTAAGTATAAATTCAAAGTATAAAAAcatttcaagaaattaaatggattcaaaccctaaaaatgaaatttaggtTTGACTCCTCTTTAATCATCACAAAGGAGAAAAGATGTTAAagcatcattttcatcaattcaATGGCAATGAATTAATGGTCATTCATAACCAGAAGTATCCCATAATATTAGGAATGATaattatttaacattttttaaagtttattttttattagttaagagattcttttttatatattttactcTTCAGAATCTTGCTTCTGACTTTTTTCATTAGTTGTCAATTTTTTTGAGGCCTAATGGTGGCCACTACAATGTAATGGTAGCACTTTCTTatttataaacatttttttatatgtgcaaatgaaaaaaaaatcattttaaaaataatcatatatattatataaggTTGGTGACAACGACTATTTAGAATTGTTAAAGAAATTACTAACTCTAACTAACTGTACTGATCGGGGTTAATTTTACTGACCCTTGCTTCACAACGCCCAAGCCGGAGGCTAAGGAAAGCATAATAAGGTAAAGATGGATATCGCTCATCAAGAGTTTAGTTAAGTGTTCAAGACTGTATGTGTTGCTGGTTGGATCTGAATCTGCTCTATACAAAGGAAAGTACAAACAAAGCTAGTTAGGTTAAATTCTCTAACAAGCATTGAAATTTTATATACATATCGTAATGTAACTAAATCGCAATTTcaataaattgttaatttcgTCTATTTGGAACTTTTATTCTAGTGAAAAGTGTTGTTATGCTTTCACTAAGTCTAGATTATTTCAATAAATAGTCAGATTTTCGAGTTGATTAAATTTTACTTGATATTGAGTATAATTCGTCATCTTTTAAAACCAAAAAGACAATTTTGtaggaatttgaaaaaaaaaaaagaagataattttcttttctttttttaatttccaatGATATACTATATACATAATCTTTATAAAGGATATCTTGCCTATTAATAAAGAATTAAAGATCGATCTAAATATAAAAGATTAACGTGTTAGCCAATACTAGCTAAGTAGCTAcatgtaaataattatttttttcctccgacaatttttgtttaattaagtGTTTGAACCAAAGATTTCGTGTTCGAATCCCTCAAACAAAGTTGcctttgttaaaaaatattttaccccAATGTGAAACTTTTCCATGCAAATCCAGCTTTAATCTAGCTCCACGAATACCATATGCCGGTAAGAAAACCTTGAAAAATGATTATCTTTAGAGAGTCTCGGAGCAACCGTAAAATTATCCCTGTGTGACCTATAGGTCATGAGTTCGAACTGTGAAAGGAGATGTTTTGTGCACCAGACTGTCATTTTAAAATGAAACATATGGTATGATGTTCCAATATTTTTCAGACTGAGGAATGTGATTCAAATATTACAACCAAAGCACATCATGTACATCTCATAGCAAGACTATTATGTACAAGTTctttgtaataataataaatagaaagAATTATACACCAAATGCAAGAAGGGAGAAATCACTCCCACAAGAAAGAATGAACATAAAAAGTACAGCAAAACATTGAGCAAAAGGGGTACTTGCTGCAGTAATGAATAGCAACTCCATCTAGGTCGTTTTCACCTGCATTGATGAGCATCTTATGAGCCAACTAAAATGTTTGATATCATGCTCATGTACCAGAACAAAGGCCCCGTCGAAGGGTGGAGTGGGTTTCTTTCTTGAGTTTAACGGACAAtgtaaaagaaattttataCTATTGAGTCGCTTAAGAGATAACAATAGGTAACCATTCATAATAACCGGGGTTCATAACTTGGAAAGTAAAACAGATAACCTATTACAATAGGTTAAAATGTTGCAAGTCTACATAACTTaaatcctttcctcttttcctTTTGGGATGTGTGAGTTGGGGGGTTGGGAGAAGCAGAGAACAGGGAACAAAGAAACGTCTTGCCTTGCTCATGTACCAGAACAAAGAGGCAGGGACAGGGACCGGGGGGTTCTTTATTGAGTTTAACGGACAATGTAAAAGAGTTTTTTTATACTATTTAAGTCGCATATGAGATAACTATAGGTAACCATTCATAATGACCGGGATTCGTAACTTAAATCCTTTATTCTTTATCCTTTGGGATGTGTGTGCTGGGAGGGGGTTGGGAAAAGCAGAGAACAGGGAACATAAAAACTTGCCTTGCTCATGTATTTCTTATGAACCTTTAGAGCCTCATTTAGTGCTTTCTTTGCATCCAAATTCCCAGTTATCTCACTCAagatctggaaaaaaaaagttattttcagGACCAAAGAAAACAATAATGTGGAATATATAGACGAGGAGAGAGATTTTATGAAGACCTGGACAACATCATCAAGGCCTTTCGCCTCTTTCATAAGCTGTTTTTTCTTCGTCTCAAGAACACTTGCAACTAGGAAAATGGCAAGTGCGTCGTTCTGTTTCGTTGCACCAGTTCTCACTATTCTCCTTTCAAATTTCCCATATTGCTTGAGCTGCGTATCATTTAACTTATCGGGAAGTTGTTCCAGAGTCTTATTATATAATGAATATATGTTTGGGTTGTACTCCATGGCCCACATCACCTAAATGAAGTATGTACAAAAGTAGCATCAATCAGAAGATTACAATAACTCTGACCTACATTTGCTCATCATCCTTCCCTCTTTCAtagttgaaaatataaatatcctTATCCTTTCACTCGACCTTTATGTCAAACTAATTTAGGTGATGCGCTCTTTTAAACACAAAAGGCATTAATTGCCAACTAGAACAATCATTTCTTTCATGAATGAAGTTAATAATTTGCCAAGTAAAACAACCATGTCTCTTAAAAGCAAATGTAGCCAGGAAAAATGTGATTAACTGAAGTGAGACACCAAAGACGGGGACAAACTATTGTGCAATATTTTTTCTATCTGCCAAACAATAAATATGAAAAGAGGTTTTGGGCTTCTCACCTCCCAGAGATAGAGTGCATCGACAAATGAGAGCTCTCTCCTGAAAAGTACCATCAACATGCGTAACGCGAACAGATATTCTCCGCCATCTAGCTCCTCTGCCATTTACAATTGAAAAAGTTGGTGAGGGAGAGAGTAAACTCTATATCTAGACTTTCTCCTCTATGTTTTTAGATGGTCAAGCGTGCAGTTCGAGGCTTTCTTAACAATGCAGATTTCCAATATATCTCCTCCATGAAAAAATTTCTTGTTATATTACCGACGTCCCAAACAACATATATGAGAGATGTTTTCAAAATGGATGTTAGTGCTTCACAATGTTTAACTTATGATTTATGAGTCTGGCCCCAACTTATAAAAAGTACAATCATTCGGACTAACCATCATAGAATctgcttttttttctttttgataagtGCTAGATACCATATATGTATTGCCTGCATTGCTTCAAGACAATATTTATCTTGTGATAGTCAATCACAAATTTGGATTGCGTGCATTAAAAGtttcacaaaaataaatcatgatttcatggaACATATCATCAGAACACATTACAGGACTTAGAATCACTATGATAGCCCAACGTAATATGTAGTATATAAAAGACCAATATAGTTACCAGTTCCTTTATTTCCAACAACAATTATTAAGAATGTTAAGTTAGTTcaagaacaaataaaactcTTATCCTTAGAGGACTCTCCTTGTCTATATCCCCCAGACCCCTCCCAGACTCTTTTCTGTTTCTCTGAGGGGGAGGGGAGAAGGTGTCACAGGCTTGCAGTCAGTGGTCAAGAAAGTTCCAATTATTATGTATCCACTTTGTTAGTTCACATCTTCTGTTTCCAAGATGTCCAAAAGCTTCCTTCCATACAAAAAACCCCCAGAAACTTCTATAAGGCCTATTTTAGATGTTAGTTAATCATTCTAGTATTGAGAACTGGTTGGAAAATCAACAACACTGACAAGATCTTGCATTTTTTACTCTTTCACAGAAATAGATACTGAAGAATATACGGAGAACAGAAAACCCTTACCGAGGTGTTGATGAAGCTTTGGATCGACAATTTTAACAATTTGTGCAAGGGCTCTCAGCTGAGATTGCACTCCTATAGAATTTGCACTGGACTTGAAATTTTCTCTCTGTTGAATCGAATATGGAGTAGTTATATATGCAGTAATGGAATAAACATAGGAAATAACTAGCACACCGTTGCACAAGTTTGAATAAAGAAGTTACGAAAGAGAACATAAATATATGCACAAGTTTATCTCCCCTTTCCTTGGGGACAACAGGGTTGTTGCATGAGTATGCTGGTAGTATAACCATATGAAAGCTAACTACAGTTAGAAAGTGAAACATGAAATAGGTATACATTAACTAAATGCTGGAGCACGTGGTTTATCATTACAAGAGAAACCAAAAGCAAATCATCCCGTAAAAGTTCAACCAAAGGTATGACCAGAATGTggattttccttttgtttttgtgtGTATGGGTGTTAAGCTAAAGAACCTCAACCAATCAGCATTATCAATGTGAAAAAATATGAGCATCCAGACCAAACCTTAAGGCAATGGGTGGAGTGTCCCTTGATATTATAGAACTCTTTGGAAATCCCTTATATAACCGATTATGGACAAGTGCATTTCTTAACACCCTCTTGCACGAGTAACCTGGGTTCTAGAGTTGAAATcccttattttctcttctttttttgccttctttattttttgtgcACTCTAGCCTCCCCAGACATACTTGTAAGATTACACTgggttttgttgttgtttttgttgttatttttttattttgaagctGAAGGGAGGAGGCTCAACAGTAAAGAGCCTGGAGTAGAGGGAGACATTAGGCTCAACAGGCTAATAGTGGGTCTGGGGCCATGTTAATTAATGGCTCCATGGGTTGAATTGAGATAGAGAAAGAAACCCAGAGCAGCACCATGGGCTTAGTTTAGAGAGAAGAAGGAATGATAGAACATGAAGATAGAAAATGGTGGCACGAACAAGCTCACCAACCTTCGGATCTAATGCAATTTCAAATAATCTGAGCATCCAACCCAAAACCTATGGGTGGAATGGCCCAAGAATTTATAAACCTCTTTGGAAACCCTTACACCACCAATAAGGAACAAGTGCCTCATCTAAAATCTTAAGTTGCCAAATATGGagcacatttatttattttagggcGGCAACACATCATCTCACATGCGGACCTCACTATTTTTGTCTCGGTCAAGCAAGTGAAATATCTTTGTATAACGGGTTGCGCTAAAGCTTAAATTTATGAATCATGTGACTACCTCATATAAAACCTTGCGATGTTAAAGAAGAAACACATTTGTTTgtctatttttcatttatgtTAGGTCTGCAACAAGCATGAGCGGAAACAACAGGGACATACCAATCTACGCATTGCACGTTCAAAGCACCAGAATGCATCTGCTTCATTCTCAAGAAGAATAATTATTGGGGAGCAAATATCAGTCATTCCTGTTCAGAAAATAAGACAGAAGGTTTACAAACGGCCTTGATGTTTCAAAAAATTAGTTTCTAAATACTGCTATAATACCTTGAACATAACCAATATCTTTATCTATCCATGCATAGACAGCTAGCACATCCCAGAGTTTTGCCTGATTAGCTTGATTCTCATAAAATACAAGAGAACGATCCGTACGAACAACATCCAGACCTAAACAACATCATAAGCCATGACAGTTGTAGATATTTTCAGGAAATCAGTCTATATTGATGCACAATCTTCCTTACAAAGGAAAAATGAATGGCATTTCCATTTTTCCAATTCATCCATTATAATggaacatggacacatgaaaacTGACAAAGCTCATTTAAATTTCTTACTGTTGTTCGAAACTGACGATAGCTTATGATCGGTCTACAACCTTCAACATAATAAACTATATGTACCATGTGGGAGAAAATCTGTCTGGAGTTGAACAACTTAAATTGGAACTTAAGTGATATGCTGAAGCTTTGAATCTAGCATCATTGGCATGCATAATGAGAAAATAACATGCAAGGGATCTTTTTAATGACTTGATTAACAATGTACAAAAGGTGATCCTTATATGAGTCTTAGGTTATGTATAATATGGTAGGTGATAATCCCTTTATTAATAAGGCAAGTAAATATCCTATATTTGAATACaaaatagggaaaagggtcaaaaatacccctcaactttgatTTATTAGTTGACTTCACCCTTACCGTTAAAATCAAGTTATTTATACCCTTGCCGTCTACAAATTTGTCACCCGTATCCTTCAATTGGATGGAAAAtcccaaatcaacaaaaaaaataacaattttaattaaattaccCGATTTCTTGTTTTAATCCAGATGACAGACTATATAAAGGGTTTTAGTTGGAGTGCACACATACTTAATCTACATACTCCTCCGACATTTAATTCCTCCTCCCCTCCCCCTCTTAATTTCATCGAACTACGCAGTGACTAATTCACAGAAAAATTTTCAAACATAAGAACTATATCGGAAAAGCAATGTCCATGTATCAATCCCTTCATCTCGAATACCATAACCAATGGGAGTTGGGGGGGAGCAAACATCTTTAGAATAACAAACTTTGGTTATATTCTGCACAACTAAGAACTACCTCAAAGTTATAGCTATGTTAACTATTTAAGTTTTGTCGAAAAAACATAAAGTTGGAAAACAGTTTATTACTGGCCATTAGTTGTTCAAACTGGAAAGAATTTGAGAACATGAACAAATGATTGTGATAGACAGACTGGAAAGAGAATGCCTGTTGAAATTCAAGTTTTTCCAACAACCACCACCCTTCTCCTAAGATACAGACACAGATAGTTATAGAGATATAGATACAGGGAGCTCTGCAGCAAATATGAATGtatagagttgcaaattaaaaCTAGAGATAGTAGTGGTATGAGTACTAACCAATTTGGGACAAGTTAAGCTTCCACTGGATCACTTTCTTCTCATAAACACCATTATCGACTGGCATGCCATTGTTAGTATCCTGTCCATTACTGGTAGTGTTCGCAAGCTCTATAGGTTGGCCATCATCCGTGACTATAGCATTTGTGGTAAATTTCCCACTGCCAATAACAGGTACTAGCTTTTGGCATTCAGACTTCCACGCAGCATATTGCTCTCTGAGTATAAAAATTCAGATTCTTAGGCAGCTCATAAATAAGTTATAAgaaatttattaaagaaaaagaatattataaggATGAAAGAAGGCACGGTTGTGTTTTCAGCTGATAGTGATAGTATACTTTTATAATTTGGTTCTCCAggaaaaaatacattttttcgTTGTTAACTTATTAAACCCACCACCACTTCCCTAAAAAGGTGCACACACACTTGTCAAGGAAAGTTTCCCAGAAGAAAGATAAAAGCTTGGAAAGAGTGATATAATACTGATATGCCCTGTCATTCATGACAAAATCTTTTGTTGTCTTTATCTTTTTTGTACGTTCACGGTATCATTATTGCCATTGTCTTTACTGtctttatttctaaatttcaaCCTTTGACTGACCATTCTTCTTTTTGGTCCTCCAATACATTATGAGGCACATGAGAGATCAAAGTCCCCAACTGATGAAATCAATCTCTGGCAGTCCCCTTACCGATGAATTTAATCTTTTCTTGGTTATGTTTAATTATCTTGTAGCACTCATTTTCAATTGAATGCCAAGACTCAAGAATCAAGATACCAGAGAACTTAATGGTCAAGGATTCGACTATAGGTCTGTGCATTCTTTTTTCAATATAGTTGGAAGTTTGTAACTATAAACGTCAACTATTGCAAAACAACAATTTCCAGCTTTTGTAGTTAAGACTAAAGGCACAAAGATTTGAACCTCAATACGTAAAGATTTCAAAGTTCATTGGCAATCTTTTGCCAAGGGGTCCTTCTGATAAGAAAAGCTAAACCAAGCTGAACCTAACAAAATTGTCTGAAACTTGGCTTGTTCACTATGGAGAGCTTGATTAAACCAGACTTGCCCAGCTGAATCCAAATCGGCTCACCTCGGTCTCAGTCCTAACTAGATCAGGATTCAGAAAGTTGTTCTTTGATAAGAATAACTCTATGAACATGAAAAGTTTTTTGTGTAAATTACACAGAGGGCCTTGGATAGCTGCATGTGTTTATGCATCAAATTGAACAAATTCAATGCATAATGAGTCCCTATAGTTATGATTGTTGATTACCTCTACTATTTATAGTCTATATTGAACAAGTGTAACTCTTAGGCCATAGCTGAAACGAGTTAGATTACCTCCGTTGTTGTCTAAGTTCATTTCTTTCCTCAAATGTGCTATTGGGATCAAAACAACCCAGCAAGAACTCCCATACAGCCCCTTTAATTGATGGATGAATCCCCTAGCA is part of the Solanum stenotomum isolate F172 chromosome 8, ASM1918654v1, whole genome shotgun sequence genome and encodes:
- the LOC125872860 gene encoding rab GTPase-activating protein 22-like isoform X2 produces the protein MGNSIIAACKNGDSSFEDLDSYFPVRPECRADVPNTRFRPRAGRTLSERRWKAAFSQEGYLDIAGVLRRIQRGGIHPSIKGAVWEFLLGCFDPNSTFEERNELRQQRREQYAAWKSECQKLVPVIGSGKFTTNAIVTDDGQPIELANTTSNGQDTNNGMPVDNGVYEKKVIQWKLNLSQIGLDVVRTDRSLVFYENQANQAKLWDVLAVYAWIDKDIGYVQGMTDICSPIIILLENEADAFWCFERAMRRLRENFKSSANSIGVQSQLRALAQIVKIVDPKLHQHLEELDGGEYLFALRMLMVLFRRELSFVDALYLWEVMWAMEYNPNIYSLYNKTLEQLPDKLNDTQLKQYGKFERRIVRTGATKQNDALAIFLVASVLETKKKQLMKEAKGLDDVVQILSEITGNLDAKKALNEALKVHKKYMSKVKTT
- the LOC125872860 gene encoding rab GTPase-activating protein 22-like isoform X1 — protein: MGNSIIAACKNGDSSFEDLDSYFPVRPECRADVPNTRFRPRAGRTLSERRWKAAFSQEGYLDIAGVLRRIQRGGIHPSIKGAVWEFLLGCFDPNSTFEERNELRQQRREQYAAWKSECQKLVPVIGSGKFTTNAIVTDDGQPIELANTTSNGQDTNNGMPVDNGVYEKKVIQWKLNLSQIGLDVVRTDRSLVFYENQANQAKLWDVLAVYAWIDKDIGYVQGMTDICSPIIILLENEADAFWCFERAMRRLRENFKSSANSIGVQSQLRALAQIVKIVDPKLHQHLEELDGGEYLFALRMLMVLFRRELSFVDALYLWEVMWAMEYNPNIYSLYNKTLEQLPDKLNDTQLKQYGKFERRIVRTGATKQNDALAIFLVASVLETKKKQLMKEAKGLDDVVQILSEITGNLDAKKALNEALKVHKKYMSKVKTT